ATATGATTTTGGACCACCGGGCTTTCAGTCTGCGCAATCCGGAACTGGGTGCGGTGTTTCGGGTGCAGGCGGAGATTGTCCGCTCCTTTCGGGATTTTTTGCGCAGGGAGGGTTTTCTGGAGGTGCACACATCCAAGATTGTTGCCGCGGGTACCGAGGGTGGGACCGCGCTTTTTCCGATTCAGTATTTTGAACAGAAGGCATATCTGGCGCAGAGCCCGCAGTTTTACAAGCAGATGCTTGTCGGTGCTGGTTATGAGCGGGTTTTTGAGGTTGGTTTTGTCTATCGGGCAGAGGACCATGCCACATCAAGGCACATCAATGAGTACCTTTCCCTTGACTATGAGATGGGTTTCATTGAATCCTTTGAGGATGTGACCAGGCTTGAGGAGCAGATGCTGAAGGAGATGGTTGAAAACCTTAAGAAAAATTGTGCGGATGAGTTGCAACTGTTACAGGCGCGCTTGCCCGAGATTGACAGAATCCCCTATATCAAATTCAAGGATGCGCTGGAGGTGTTAAAAAGGGATTTTGGCAGGGATGTGAAGGATATGCTGGATCTGGACCCGGAGGCGGAGCGGCAGTTGTGCGCGTACGCCGAGAGGGTTTATAATAGCGAGTTCATCTTTGTCACCCATTACCCGCGCAAGACCAGACCCTTTTATACAATGTGGGACAGGGATGAGCCGGAATACACCTTTGGTTTTGACCTTCTCTTTCGCGGGCTGGAGGTGACAACCGGTTCCCAGCGCATCCATGACTACAATATGCTTCTGGAGAATATCCGCTATTTCGGGCTGAACCCGGAAAGTTTTGAGTTCTATCTGGAGATATTCAAGTATGCGGTGCCACCGCACGGTGGTCTGGCGATTGGTGCAGAAAGGCTGACACAGCAGTTTTTAGGGCTTACCAATGTCAGGGAG
The window above is part of the candidate division WOR-3 bacterium genome. Proteins encoded here:
- the aspS gene encoding aspartate--tRNA(Asn) ligase — protein: MERTLARDLPQHIGERVRLLGWVHHIRKLGKICFVLLRDRSGITQAVTGEPERFNLDQVQRESIVEVIGRVKPEPQARQGCELELEQIKVLIAPVAPLPFEVNRSKRKLNLKLDMILDHRAFSLRNPELGAVFRVQAEIVRSFRDFLRREGFLEVHTSKIVAAGTEGGTALFPIQYFEQKAYLAQSPQFYKQMLVGAGYERVFEVGFVYRAEDHATSRHINEYLSLDYEMGFIESFEDVTRLEEQMLKEMVENLKKNCADELQLLQARLPEIDRIPYIKFKDALEVLKRDFGRDVKDMLDLDPEAERQLCAYAERVYNSEFIFVTHYPRKTRPFYTMWDRDEPEYTFGFDLLFRGLEVTTGSQRIHDYNMLLENIRYFGLNPESFEFYLEIFKYAVPPHGGLAIGAERLTQQFLGLTNVREASFFPRDRFRLTP